ttgaatatagttacaattaaatataattattatattaagtaTAATTGACTTGTAATATTTGAGTTCATGTACATACTTCCAGCAGGATACAAAACAGTGTGTCTTGCAGGCTCACCAAAATCTTGAACTCCTTTAACTTTAACAGATACTTCAAAAGTATAATTATACTCTGCCTTCagttcttttaaattaattgaaattatatcatttttgcTAATGGTATTCGGAATATATTGTTTATTTGTAAAAGAGTCTGGAGCATAATTGGTTCTAGTTCCATTTACAAAtacattaaaatattctattattcCATTCACGGAACATGGAAAACCCCAATTTAAAATAGTATCTAATGTATTTGTATCGTGTTCGTTGTTCTTAATTAAGTACGAGAAGTTGGAAACCATTTCTGGAACTGAGATTACAAACGGTGCATATAATTTgatgttattaaaatattaatagttgTGATTTTATTTAGATAAACAGTCACCTCCAGCTGGTGTTTGAAATACTATATTATCACTGTAGTTTCCCCAACCAGCAGTTGTTCTtgctttcatttttattgtataatttGTGTATGGTATTGCTGaagaatattcaaaattaaacgTAGATCCATTTAAATGTATGGAATTCCTTGAGGGTTTTAAAGTACACCAATCAGGTATAGGAAAACATATTTCCCATTCGACTACAATTTCAAATTCGTGTAGATTTCCTGGTAGATACGCCGGTGTTTCCCATGCTATTTCAAACTGTGAATACGTTACATTTCTAACAGTGGCTATAGGTGAAGATGGTactgaaatattaaacatttcaaattattatacaaCTTTAgggtttttattattaatttctttggtTTTAACAATGACTTAGAAAATTGAACCGATCAATCATAAGTCTTATATGTTTACCTCCTGTAATTTCAATGCATTTACTTACTATCTTCGAATGTTGTAAAACTTGTTAATTTGCTTAATTCGCTAATGCCTGCTTCGTTAATAACATACGCCCAACATATGTATGTTGTGAATGGGCTAACTTCTTTGATCagtgaatttataaaaagaaattcatccTGAATACCAGAATTTATAGGTACTTCAACTTGTCCATTTGTAATCTCGTAACCGTGTCCAGCGGTCGATGTATAATTACACAGGGCTCTTAGAGATGTTAAAATGCAACTACTATtacctttttcaattttccacgatAGCATTATAGTGTTCATTGTAACAAATGACTCTTTGTTATTTAATATCGGTGGTCTTGatactgaaaaataaaacattcaGTTGCTAAGAAAAGTATGTAACATAACAAGTATATTTCTGATAAAGTCATTACCGGTTGGTATTGTTTTTGTGTTTATAACGACCATATCTCCATCGTTATTGTCTTGGTCTACTGGATTAATATAAACAGAATAAGAAGTACACGCGCGTAAATTATTTATCGTTATATTTGTTTCAGTTGAGATAGTTGTTGTTGTTTCCGGATTAATAGTTACACGGTAGTGTGTAATACACATTGACCCCACTTCTGGTGGTTGccaatgaataaataatgaagTTGCACTGGCTTCCACGGTCGGGTCCCGAGGTTTACTAGATTCTATTCAAAAtggttaatattattttttagataAAAAACAATAACTACTTACTGATATATAATAATACGTATTTATTAACGTACTTGGTGAATTTGTTTTTAATGTAATATTGAGCCCATCAGATTTAACTATGTACGAAACAGCTCTAATTATAACAGAATACTTTGTACATGGAACCAAATCTTTTGCAATATATTCCTTGTGTATAGTATACTGACTGTCACAGGTTTTGTTAGAGCATATTGTAAGCAAATAATTCTGTACACACTCTGGATATTTCGATGGTGCTCTCCAACTTAAATTAATTGTACTAGTGGTCGTGTGTACTAACAAATCCTGAACGTCTCCGATTTCGGTAACTAAAACATGTGTATAATATTTCAAGATTTTAAAAATGGCGCTTTTTATAATACTTGATCAATTCAGTagaaacgaattaaaaaaaataaaaaaattgcctttacataatgaataaagtttaatcatatataaaatattaaattcaataattttgcgTAAGCAAATTtatatgataaataataaatgcgaTTTTACTGTTGTAATTCGTTTTAGCCGTCACATTAACCCCATCCAGTTCCGGATGCGTCTGAGCAACTTTCACGGTAAATTCGTATTCGGTACATGGATCTAAATTACTGGCATTATATCGtgtatttttttcatttgtttgaAAGCATTTTTCATTCGAGCATACATAAATTAAATAAGTGAATGATTCGTTTATCGGATTTTCACACGGAGGTTGCCAGGATAAAAGTATCCATTCGGTACTCACAAAATCAACCGTTAAATTCTGTACCGTCTTATGATCTATAAACAAAGAAGAAGTGAAATGTAGAAATACTTTCATGATAAATATTAATcctgtttataaaaaaaagtaacaaATTTATCTTCACATATTTGCGATGAATATCTCAAGAAGATATAAACATACCTGTTGTATTACACAGAAATGATTCGGTTTCCAAATTTTCCGTTTTCGGGTACGTATCGTTCACTTTAGGAGACGTAAAATAATCGATGCGATCTAACGATACAATTTTCCTCGAACTATTCGTCTCATTTTCTTTCGGATCAATTAAACTGTCCTCGCCGAGCACGTAGATGATTTGTAACGTATAAATCAGTAGTAGTAACTGTTTTTTTACGATCATGTTTTTTGAAGAACTGtaaatcaaaatgaaattttgttttatcgaaatgtaaaataatattaatattaataataattaaaacctTCAAACGTATCGATATGTTTGATACGTCGATCAAAAATAACAGTACTGCAATTTCAATCAATaaacttgaaatatttataagaattattttgtaaaagaaaGATATCACGTGTGTATCGCATTGTTTGCCCAAACTTGAAAGATAAAGATCATTGACAAATGAAAAGGCACGTCTTTCTTATAATTCCGTGGTATCAAAAAAACCAGAAGAACTTGATGGATTATCGATTCGTGCAACTCTGACTAACGTATTATTCTCGGTCGATAAATCCCCCTATACAGACCTGTATTAATCTCGATGTTTATTTTACGCGTGAATCTTTTGTATAAGTAGCAACGTTACAATTGATAATCAAATTTCCTTAATTAATTGGAACATCAATATAATATCGTTCGTTGAAGTTTataggtacatacatatatattttaaaatatacgtAAACATACATTTTGCACTATTTGATATTAATCGACTaggtttgaaattaaaaaaaaagaagccgaAGAGAACTTTTAACAAATTGTTTACTTGAACAGTAAAATTGCACAACATTGATAGATATATGTTTAATACctattattacaatattaataatccAACAGTATTTTTGCACGAATCGTCACAGTGCAATGTAATTTTCCGATTATCCCTTCATTATTCTCTGCATATATCCGGTTTAAAAAAACGTGGAAACGATCCACGTATACAGATTAGTTTTATCTGATCACTTTATTAATTGTTCAAACTCTTTGATTTGGGTTCACGCAAAAATGAGTTTGCGATGGcgatgattaataaaaaaaaaggtagtTGAAAATTTGTGCACGAACCAGTAACGATACGGGAGACAATTTTAGAAACGTGCTACGTCTGTTATTCTCTCGATAATCATTGTGATCACTTACTGACAGCTTTTCGTTTATCCACTCTGATCATCGATATCGCTGATAAGAATCTCGAGTTCATTTTAAGCTCTTGACAGAGCACTCTGCGCTACTTTATTAGTTAAACACCAGAATAACGCTATTTAACAAGTTACCATTTTTTTTAACTCTTTTGATATCCGCTATACCATTTTTTATAAAGTTTTGGGTATAGTACCAAGTAAAGTAGGTTTAATGACATATTTTCCAATAATACAATACGGTACAATTGCAAATATTATTGCTTATATGCTGTATTGTTTATTAGACATCAAAAAATTTGTAGAATTGGACAGAACTCCTTTAGAATAACTTCTTAGTAGTACATACTCAAGTGGTCGTATTTCTGATCATTAATTTCTAATAATCACTACTGCGCATCACTGCGCCTGCGCGACCCTGCGCATCACTGCGCCTGTGCGACCCTGCGCGGTGTTGTGCAGGTTGCCGTTTTCAGGCgctttacattttaatttttttattttgacctTGCTTTGATCTTTGAATCACTTCTCAAATTTTCTCCCACCTGTTATCGAACATTTTGTATATAGGAGATACTATtgcaaatttttgtatttttagtgCTTGGCTGCAGCACTCGGATACAATCtcgtaaaataaatttagtccattttataaatataattaacttttagtagaaattgttttaattttcatatttatatacaaGTATATATTACATCTTAGTTTTCAATATTGCATTGAGtatcatattttataaaaagaatgtTTTAAAGCACCAAATATAGAAAGTAAGTCGTAACAAATTATAACACTAGTTAGCGAAAgttgaattataattaacgtATGTATGAAATAATGCTTACAtaactaaaaataaatcaattactatttatatattttataaatatatgtttTTTCAGGTCTTTTTACCCAAGTAATTAATTCTATCGTATATAATTTATGTCAGTATTAGAACCTTTCCTACATAACATTCTtgtttatgtatttttaatacaCTTTTTCCGTTTCGTTACAAAATTTAACTTATgcaatcaaataaaaattgttgttttaaaatatatgtatgtatatacagcaCTTATGGTTTAATTAATGTACTGTTTAATGAACACGTAACATGCTTTCCTCGTAATGATCAGTTAAAgatttcaactttttttttataattccatGGTATGAACTCCGCTTGTATCTTTATTCTcctccatttcttttttatgaAGTGCATTGGTAACAATTTCTTGATAATATTCTCCGAATACGCTTCGGTTATGGGAAATAAGTATTAAAAACTGAGCCGCTATGGCTGTTAATTCTTCTTGAAGCGATGAAAGCCCTGGTGGTACATGCTGGGGAGCAGCAGATTGAGAAAGTAttattttttgcaaaaattgccgAATTCTCAAGCCTGAAAAACCatggaaaatgaataaattaattaaattgatattataaatttacatcCAATACCTACTTATAAGGTGTCTGATTTTATGATCTGGGTTAATAAGATCTAATATTTGTCCTTCTAATAACGTTTCCATTTCTGGAGATAAAGGTTCAGCACCAATTTCTTGCAATGTTGTTTTCAAGTCCGttttaatttgcaataaaacattcGGCATTACGGTTTGCAAATCCCTAGCAACAATATATATGCGTAAAATTAACATATGATAATTTTATCATATGCATACTTTATGTGCATACTTATTTGAATGTACAGAATCCAACAGTATGTTAAGATgttgtttaatttcattttttaaactcgACACTCCATGAACCGGTGAACCCACTGTGTTGTTTACCAGTAATATTGCCGATCCTATAATGCTTAATCTGCTGGTCTTATCACGTAACTCTAATAATCGACCTTGGTCCAGCATTAAagtcttaaaaaaaagaatcaaatttataaaattacccAAACTAATCAATTAATATAAggaaaattatgcaaaattcTATTCTTTAAAACATACTTCTGCATCTGGATTAAAATCCCACTCTAGAAGATCAAGATATGCTTCGGTTAAAAGAGAATGTGTAAGCTGCCGTACAGCATTAATATCAGATGAACTGCCTGTAACTTTTGTTGGATCAAAATGACTTAATATCCATTTTTCAGTGTATTGCAAACCGTTgccattaatttttaaaaattcagcaAATTTTGCTTTCTCGTATTCGATACTAGAAGCAACTATATTTGGTCTCATCATGGTGATAGTGAAATTCGCTAAATCAAGTCGCATTAATTGTAATACGTCCATTATGCctcgaaatatttcaataacaTCTGTCTTTTGACCGAGTTCTCTAATCTTTTCGTCTCTTACCGGTGCACAAACTTTACTCATTATTGAAATTACGTATTGCGCATAATGATGAAAATCTAAAACACCCTTTTCTGCTTGTTGTTTGATCAGATCTATATCAAGTACTTCTTTTAAGTTTTCTCGAATTTTCGCATGATGTGGCAACACTAATTCATCTAATGTCTGCAAAACGGCAAGATAAATAAGAAGAATGTATAAATATgcgtataattatatattacctCTTTAATTTCTTGTAATAAGACCAATGCTTGTGTATAATTTGGAGGATCTTCTGCTAGTTGTTCAGCTAATAAGTTCCAAAATGCTTTATGCATAATCTCTTTTACTTTTCTGTGAAATGTACCATCATCTGGTTCAAGTTTCTGTAACTGAAAATTTTTGTCCACCGCAATTTCGTGCGCCAATGCCATGTTTTTCATGCCATTTGCAGCTTTTATAATTTCCTCAAGAGTAACAAATTTTGGTGGGGATGCTCCTACTAAACCCCCTATCATAAAATTTGATATCTTCTGCCTAtgtaacatttattttattataagttatattagtaaaaaatttaaatatacttcttgacaaaagaaaataacaaaatatataatctACCCCTTTGTATTTTCTTCCTCTATATCAGGATTAGAATTAGATTGACAATCTAAAGGTGCAGATGTACCAGGTTCATTAATGTTGCATTTTTGTTCCTCATCATTGTCCATTTTTTGATTcctatattaattaattgtaataaattaataacaattttacgCAACAACATATAAATTTGCTTTAATTAAGATAaacgataattataattatttaagtaaaatttaatatttggaaactactacaaaataataataaaataatatcaccTATAAActatcattttaaataaaattcttgatttccatgaaatatttcattcataTTGACCTGTAAAATTGCCGATATacacttttttaataaatagtatttatatttcaataataaaatgtaataattcaTGTGATCACTGGTTTAACTAATTTAACTAAAATTAGAATATAACATCTATAAAAAGTATACCTATCTGGCATGATCGATGTTTGATTCAAATATCTTGTTGTAGCATGATCTGTACTCAGAAGCAGCTGGTAGTTGAATGCACTAGTCACTGAAGAAAAATAGGTCAAACTTTAGCTATAAAAAGAACATTTATAAGATACATATAAGAATAACCCTTTCTACTTGATTGAACTGACagcatatttttatttataacaatttgtcttatattatctaaattttatctaaaatttatCTGTGTCAAATAAGCAACACATAATGTTAATAAACATTTAGAAAATACTTTTTCCTTAATTCTTTTAAATAGCCTCCTGTTTTTTAAATGGTACTCTATAAAATTTTCCATTATATTACATAGAACATTGAATCAAATTCAACTagcataaaatattattttataaagcaCAGGACTAAGTTTATAGCAGTGGAAGTGATATTTACTTTTATAGCTTGAACAATGTAATTATAAGCATAAAAGATACTAAAAGATAAactaaatttttcataaattacattaaatcattttaatgcgtaatttatattttgttcaaaCGTAATTACGTgtatattgatttatttacaaaataggATTTACCTTGCAGCACAATTTGTGAATTTATTTGTTTTACTTGATAACTGATTTTTTAAACTCCATTATGTTTATGATTTCAACGCAATCAAACAGCTATATTTAACACTTTCACATGAAAACCAAAatgcgtaaataataaacaatgtcTTACCTAATTTGACGTTTTATCAAAATGTTGCAGTGTTCATTATAATTTACTGCATATTTTtacttaaaatttataaataacttTATATGTAAATCATGTTCAAAAATTGGTTTTTGTTTCGAACAgctataatttatacatttacaACTTTTTAGGTTGACGTTTAACAGTAAAGTTAGGTAGACATTCAGTTTCGAAACTGCAGCGTCCTCTACGAAACATCTGTTTGGAAACAAAGGGGAGAACAATAATACAAAtgattttaataacaaataaaacaaaTGTGAATATGTTTCATTATGAAATTGtatatttgataataatttttagCTATACCATAACGGTTCATAACAACAAGAACACGTTACAGCTTAAAAATTTCAAGGTATACTCGAACCTTTTTTGGAAAATGTGACTCATTGTCATTTGTTGTCCACCTTGAATTG
This Osmia lignaria lignaria isolate PbOS001 chromosome 9, iyOsmLign1, whole genome shotgun sequence DNA region includes the following protein-coding sequences:
- the LOC117600276 gene encoding tyrosine-protein phosphatase 10D, with amino-acid sequence MIVKKQLLLLIYTLQIIYVLGEDSLIDPKENETNSSRKIVSLDRIDYFTSPKVNDTYPKTENLETESFLCNTTDHKTVQNLTVDFVSTEWILLSWQPPCENPINESFTYLIYVCSNEKCFQTNEKNTRYNASNLDPCTEYEFTVKVAQTHPELDGVNVTAKTNYNITEIGDVQDLLVHTTTSTINLSWRAPSKYPECVQNYLLTICSNKTCDSQYTIHKEYIAKDLVPCTKYSVIIRAVSYIVKSDGLNITLKTNSPKSSKPRDPTVEASATSLFIHWQPPEVGSMCITHYRVTINPETTTTISTETNITINNLRACTSYSVYINPVDQDNNDGDMVVINTKTIPTVSRPPILNNKESFVTMNTIMLSWKIEKGNSSCILTSLRALCNYTSTAGHGYEITNGQVEVPINSGIQDEFLFINSLIKEVSPFTTYICWAYVINEAGISELSKLTSFTTFEDIPSSPIATVRNVTYSQFEIAWETPAYLPGNLHEFEIVVEWEICFPIPDWCTLKPSRNSIHLNGSTFNFEYSSAIPYTNYTIKMKARTTAGWGNYSDNIVFQTPAGVPEMVSNFSYLIKNNEHDTNTLDTILNWGFPCSVNGIIEYFNVFVNGTRTNYAPDSFTNKQYIPNTISKNDIISINLKELKAEYNYTFEVSVKVKGVQDFGEPARHTVLYPAGIPSQPDEDYIKSITIDPSKAQRSTTSATLLLPLFPDINGDAVYYSIIVSRIERNTASNTRFNLTNHIWPNISSWAEAMLNDFTIPYQATRLWWDPYPNYVADYGDMKAVKYTIGEDINCKEFSSNTNKKVYCNGPLKPNTWYHVRMRAFTHGGYADSTTFVIKTNAEINVGLVTGIIFGILFFGISTTVMLLVRKYSPQVIIRRFLHPDMSGSPVPAPFSKKKFMARCQQLIDNPGKLSNEFQLLQTLSVDLQMPTNTACLQANKKKNRYSDILPYDFSRVKLEVIDNDPNTDYINASFIKGYSGEDEYIACQGPKEETTFDFWRMIEQYNVNIIVMLTELIEKGKEKCYQYFPIIKETFKYENMTIRCISELEYRSYTQRTLVLQKENKKRNITHLHFKEWPDHDVPEGFDSMINFCQIVRRNVLANKGYIVVHCSAGIGRTGTLIAIDILLQHIRDNRKLDVFGTVYRLRRHRINMVQKESQYAYIYNCIKQVLKNPYCLKTYKPPPMDPFHQGTSKKK
- the LOC117600309 gene encoding T-complex protein 11-like protein 1 isoform X2, with amino-acid sequence MPDRNQKMDNDEEQKCNINEPGTSAPLDCQSNSNPDIEEENTKGQKISNFMIGGLVGASPPKFVTLEEIIKAANGMKNMALAHEIAVDKNFQLQKLEPDDGTFHRKVKEIMHKAFWNLLAEQLAEDPPNYTQALVLLQEIKETLDELVLPHHAKIRENLKEVLDIDLIKQQAEKGVLDFHHYAQYVISIMSKVCAPVRDEKIRELGQKTDVIEIFRGIMDVLQLMRLDLANFTITMMRPNIVASSIEYEKAKFAEFLKINGNGLQYTEKWILSHFDPTKVTGSSSDINAVRQLTHSLLTEAYLDLLEWDFNPDAETLMLDQGRLLELRDKTSRLSIIGSAILLVNNTVGSPVHGVSSLKNEIKQHLNILLDSVHSNKDLQTVMPNVLLQIKTDLKTTLQEIGAEPLSPEMETLLEGQILDLINPDHKIRHLISLRIRQFLQKIILSQSAAPQHVPPGLSSLQEELTAIAAQFLILISHNRSVFGEYYQEIVTNALHKKEMEENKDTSGVHTMEL
- the LOC117600309 gene encoding T-complex protein 11-like protein 1 isoform X1, with the protein product MIVYRNQKMDNDEEQKCNINEPGTSAPLDCQSNSNPDIEEENTKGQKISNFMIGGLVGASPPKFVTLEEIIKAANGMKNMALAHEIAVDKNFQLQKLEPDDGTFHRKVKEIMHKAFWNLLAEQLAEDPPNYTQALVLLQEIKETLDELVLPHHAKIRENLKEVLDIDLIKQQAEKGVLDFHHYAQYVISIMSKVCAPVRDEKIRELGQKTDVIEIFRGIMDVLQLMRLDLANFTITMMRPNIVASSIEYEKAKFAEFLKINGNGLQYTEKWILSHFDPTKVTGSSSDINAVRQLTHSLLTEAYLDLLEWDFNPDAETLMLDQGRLLELRDKTSRLSIIGSAILLVNNTVGSPVHGVSSLKNEIKQHLNILLDSVHSNKDLQTVMPNVLLQIKTDLKTTLQEIGAEPLSPEMETLLEGQILDLINPDHKIRHLISLRIRQFLQKIILSQSAAPQHVPPGLSSLQEELTAIAAQFLILISHNRSVFGEYYQEIVTNALHKKEMEENKDTSGVHTMEL